Proteins encoded in a region of the Corvus moneduloides isolate bCorMon1 unplaced genomic scaffold, bCorMon1.pri SUPER_scaffold_79_arrow_ctg1, whole genome shotgun sequence genome:
- the LOC116438675 gene encoding serine/threonine-protein kinase pim-1-like translates to MGMPGPGRSGAVSGPGPSADGRVSPAGKAQEALQERYRLGSLLGSGGFGSVFSGTRLADGAPVAIKCVPRDRVRHWGELPDGARAPLEIVLLDKVSTGFCGVIRLLEWVELPSSFLLVLERPERCQDLSGLLAERRFVPEEEARGLFGQVLEAVRHCTSCGVLHRDIKPENILLDLATGQLKLIDFGCGTFLQDTAYTQFAGTLLYSPPEWIHHQRYHGEAATIWSLGLLLYHLVVGKHPFRRGQEIIWGWILFPRRLSPECQDVLKRCLSMQPLARPSLEELFSEPWLQGVHVP, encoded by the exons ATGGGGATGCCCGGGCCGGGGCGGTCGGGGGCCGTGTCTGGCCCCGGGCCGAGCGCTGACGGCCGCGTGTCGCCCGCAGGCAAGGCGCAGGAGGCCCTGCAGGAGCGGTACCGGCTGGGTTCGCTGCTGGGCAGCGGCGGCTTCGGCAGCGTCTTCTCGGGCACGCGGCTCGCGGACGGCGCCCCG GTGGCCATCAAATGCGTGCCGCGGGACCGCGTCCGGCACTGGGGCGAGCTG CCCGACGGCGCCCGTGCGCCCCTGGAGATCGTGCTGCTGGACAAGGTGTCCACTGGGTTCTGTGGTGTCATCCGGCTCCTGGAGTGGGTTGAGCTGCCCAGCAGCTTCTTGCTGGTGCTGGAGCGTCCGGAGCGGTGTCAGGACCTGTCGGGTTTGCTGGCGGAGCGGAGGTTCGTGCCCGAGGAGGAGGCGCGGGGGCTGTTCGGCCAGGTGCTGGAGGCCGTGCGGCACTGCACCAGCTGCGGGGTCCTGCACCGGGACATCAAGCCCGAGAACATCCTGCTCGACCTGGCCACCGGGCAGCTGAAACTGATCGACTTTGGCTGCGGCACCTTCCTCCAGGACACAGCCTACACCCAATTTGCAG GAACCCTGTTGTACAGCCCACCCGAGTGGATCCACCACCAACGCTACCACGGCGAGGCAGCGACGATCTGGTCCCTGGGCCTCCTGCTGTACCACCTGGTGGTGGGGAAGCACCCGTTCAGGAGGGGCCAGGAGATCATCTGGGGGTGGATCCTGTTCCCACGACGGCTGTCTCCAG AGTGCCAGGATGTTCTGAAGAGGTGCTTGTCCATGCAGCCCTTGGCCAGGCCGTCCTTGGAAGAGCTCTTCAGTgagccttggctgcagggtgTTCATGTGCCCTAG